From the Panthera leo isolate Ple1 chromosome Y unlocalized genomic scaffold, P.leo_Ple1_pat1.1 chrY_random_Un_scaffold_83, whole genome shotgun sequence genome, one window contains:
- the LOC122212873 gene encoding LOW QUALITY PROTEIN: coiled-coil domain-containing protein 71L-like (The sequence of the model RefSeq protein was modified relative to this genomic sequence to represent the inferred CDS: deleted 2 bases in 1 codon) has product MKRRRRRPGEALAPAAGGGASSAAGGAALEAPEEKVVYMRWQPSRLSLANSTKALIDAFKLFLPGSTEFMSSDAELWSYLCSLKHQFSPHILRSKDVFGYSSLLALVPDPRHQPPEARLQTRRPAARRRRHGARKVAVGQRKVPPPPPPSREDSSPRKPAAPGPCSRGRTLEESGRAATPTLTTFPTIRVVGDVWVESSLAEARRQARQVLGVNLEPVVRLRRFPVPGREMQATAARPLSPGTGCAWRDEPGTAGIASPSALYGRRSTRRSRPAPQGCGAAFWDSGAGVPSAASQHRVCGGRRPLDRKGGPLSS; this is encoded by the exons ATGAAGAGGAGGCGGCGCCGGCCCGGGGAGGCCCTGGCCCCGGCCGCCGGGGGAGGAGCCTCTAGCGCTGCAGGAGGGGCCGCGCTGGAGGCGCCTGAGGAGAAGGTGGTGTACATGCGGTGGCAACCGTCGCGACTGTCGCTGGCCAACAGCACCAAGGCGCTGATCGACGCTTTCAAGCTATTCCTGCCCGGCAGCACGGAGTTCATGAGCTCAGACGCGGAGCTCTGGAGCTACCTCTGCAGCCTCAAGCACCAGTTCTCCCCCCACATCCTGCGCAGCAAGGACGTCTTCGGCTac tcctccctcctggccctggTCCCGGACCCCCGGCACCAGCCCCCCGAGGCCCGCCTCCAGACGCGCCGGCCAGCTGCCAGGCGGAGGCGCCACGGAGCCCGCAAGGTGGCGGTCGGCCAGAGGAAGGtgccgcccccgccgccaccgTCCCGCGAGGACAGCAGCCCCCGTAAGCCCGCGGCACCCGGGCCCTGCTCCAGGGGCCGCACCctggaggagagtgggagggcggCCACCCCGACGTTGACCACCTTCCCCACCATCCGCGTAGTCGGCGACGTGTGGGTCGAGAGCAGCCTGGCAGAAGCGCGGCGCCAGGCGCGCCAAGTCCTGGGAGTGAACCTGGAACCCGTGGTGAGACTCCGCCGCTTCCCAGTGCCTGGGCGTGAGATGCAGGCCACCGCCGCGCGACCTCTCAGCCCCGGGACGGGTTGTGCCTGGAGGGATGAACCAGGGACAGCAGGAATCGCGTCCCCTAGTGCACTTTATGGGCGAAGAAGCACCAGACGGTCCAGGCCAGCGCCCCAGGGATGCGGCGCCGCCTTTTGGGACTCCGGGGCAGGTgtgccctctgctgcctcccagcaCCGGGTCTGCGGAGGGAGGAGACCCCTGGACCGCAAGGGAGGTCCCCTTTCTTCCTAA
- the LOC122212872 gene encoding coiled-coil domain-containing protein 71L-like has protein sequence MKRRRRRPGEALAPAAGGGASSAAGGAALEAPEEKVVYMRWQPSRLSLANSTKALIDAFKLFLPGSTEFMSSDAELWSYLCSLKHQFSPHILRSKDVFGYSSLLALVPDPRHQPPEARLQTRRPAARRRRHGARKVAVGQRKVPPPPPPSREDSSPRKPAAPGPCSRGRTLEESGRAATPTLTTFPTIRVVGDVWVESSLAEARRQARQVLGVNLEPVVRLRRFPVPGREMQATAARPLSPGTGCAWRDEPGTAGIASPSALYGRRSTRRSRPAPQGCGAAFWDSGAGVPSAASQHRVCGGRRPLDRKGGPLSS, from the coding sequence ATGAAGAGGAGGCGGCGCCGGCCCGGGGAGGCCCTGGCCCCGGCCGCCGGGGGAGGAGCCTCTAGCGCTGCAGGAGGGGCCGCGCTGGAGGCGCCTGAGGAGAAGGTGGTGTACATGCGGTGGCAACCGTCGCGACTGTCGCTGGCCAACAGCACCAAGGCGCTGATCGACGCTTTCAAGCTATTCCTGCCCGGCAGCACGGAGTTCATGAGCTCAGACGCGGAGCTCTGGAGCTACCTCTGCAGCCTCAAGCACCAGTTCTCCCCCCACATCCTGCGCAGCAAGGACGTCTTCGGCtactcctccctcctggccctggTCCCGGACCCCCGGCACCAGCCCCCCGAGGCCCGCCTCCAGACGCGCCGGCCAGCTGCCAGGCGGAGGCGCCACGGAGCCCGCAAGGTGGCGGTCGGCCAGAGGAAGGtgccgcccccgccgccaccgTCCCGCGAGGACAGCAGCCCCCGTAAGCCCGCGGCACCCGGGCCCTGCTCCAGGGGCCGCACCctggaggagagtgggagggcggCCACCCCGACGTTGACCACCTTCCCCACCATCCGCGTAGTCGGCGACGTGTGGGTCGAGAGCAGCCTGGCAGAAGCGCGGCGCCAGGCGCGCCAAGTCCTGGGAGTGAACCTGGAACCCGTGGTGAGACTCCGCCGCTTCCCAGTGCCTGGGCGTGAGATGCAGGCCACCGCCGCGCGACCTCTCAGCCCCGGGACGGGTTGTGCCTGGAGGGATGAACCAGGGACAGCAGGAATCGCGTCCCCTAGTGCACTTTATGGGCGAAGAAGCACCAGACGGTCCAGGCCAGCGCCCCAGGGATGCGGCGCCGCCTTTTGGGACTCCGGGGCAGGTgtgccctctgctgcctcccagcaCCGGGTCTGCGGAGGGAGGAGACCCCTGGACCGCAAGGGAGGTCCCCTTTCTTCCTAA